A single Acropora palmata chromosome 5, jaAcrPala1.3, whole genome shotgun sequence DNA region contains:
- the LOC141881407 gene encoding calpain-7-like has translation MVDVIALCEDGYRLAIQAVDLDKIGSRDAAAFFYIEAAEALIKALSYDPSLDVKLKAEQYIRRAEELRALEAQASKQTTVPLKSSQQNGAERAEFLIKQALNEDERGRIDDALPLYTDAAELCMKTSNSLLDDDNLKKKLHSLAKQAIERAEAIKGILSKKSSPSRPITHAMQNLSLNSKGDVTPGGSTADRRPQLTAKELEVLKHTSYINSKLFPPWLDSDLKERFAYPDYYSDKDGRLPLSKKQKERFSKWLRPTELCDNPEMIYAISSFSIKQTIVSDCSFLASLAISAAYERNFKKSLITSIIYPQNRAGKPVINPSGKYMIKLRINGISRKVIIDDTLPVGKNGELLCSYSNNRNEMWVSLIEKAYLKVMGGYDFPGSNSSIDLHALTGWIPERMSIKRTDPAFNESMHFERLMAGLRKGDCLITMATGPMSETDADRAGLVSTHAYALLDIRKIQGHRLLQLKNPWSHLRWKGKFSELDSTNWTPELQRALNYDRKSALQFDNGVFWINWESAMQFFDVVYMNWNPKLFKYRYALHSTWKALEGPKKDVYNIGDNPQYKLELMSCDRDTVVWILLTRHITQKDDFAENKEFITVHIYKSDGGRVYYPTDPFLEGTKINSPFYLAKLNAPKGTKRFTLVFSQYEKTNTIHYTVKVFSSTEFRLSPVPVPYTVEKQVTGEWKGKLAGGCPNYPSHSNNPIYRLQLKPSSPTETAEVLLKLRGPKQFSVGTNVRSVDRASDGRPVFKADSDTYRPGFYVQQLSKMPAGVYEVIPSTFYPGKEGPFILTVAASCKIALSRM, from the exons atggtagACGTAATCGCACTTTGTGAAGACGGCTATAGGTTAGCAATACAAGCGGTCGATTTAGACAAGATTGGCAGTAGAGACGCTGCAGCATTCTTTTACATCGAGGCCGCAGAGGCTCTAATAAAAGCATTATCGTACGATCCCAGCCTGGACGTGAAACTCAAAGCTGAACAGTACATCCGGAGAGCAGAGGAACTCCGTGCATTGGAGGCACAAG CTTCAAAGCAAACCACAGTGCCCCTCAAGTCTTCACAACAG AATGGTGCTGAACGTGCAGAATTTCTCATAAAGCAAGCACTTAATGAAGATGAAAGAGGAAGAATTGATGATGCATTGCCTCTTTACACTGATGCAGCAGaactttgcatgaaaact AGCAACAGCCTACTAGATGATgataatttgaagaaaaagctTCATTCACTTGCAAAACAAGCAATAGAAAG AGCTGAGGCAATAAAAGGAATTTTGAGCAAGAAATCATCTCCCTCCAGACCTATCACTCATGCCATGCAAAACCTTTCCCTCAATTCCAAAGGGGATGTGACTCCGGGAGGAAGCACTGCTGACCGAAGACCTCAACTGACAGCCAAAGAACTTGAGGTGTTGAA GCACACGTCATATATAAATAGTAAACTATTCCCCCCATGGCTGGATAGTGATCTGAAAGAGAGATTTGCCTATCCTGATTATTACAG tGACAAAGATGGAAGGCTTCCCCTCTcgaagaaacaaaaggaacGCTTCTCCAAGTGGTTGAG GCCAACTGAGCTGTGCGACAACCCAGAAATGATTTATGCCATCTCCAGTTTTAGCATTAAACAG ACAATTGTATCAGATTGTTCATTTCTCGCTTCATTAGCCATCAGTGCTGCATATgagagaaatttcaaaaagagTCTCATTACAAG CATAATTTATCCACAGAATCGTGCCGGGAAACCTGTGATTAACCCTTCAGGAAAATACATGATTAAGTTACGCATCAATGGAATTTCAAGAAAG GTGATTATTGATGATACTCTGCCAGTGGGAAAAAACGGAGAACTCTTGTGTTCTTACTCAAATAATCGTAATGAGATGTGGGTCAGTCTTATTGAAAAAGCTTATTTAAAG GTTATGGGGGGATATGATTTTCCAGGCTCCAATTCA AGTATTGATCTCCATGCTCTCACAGGATGGATCCCTGAACGCATGTCTATCAAACGAACTGATCCTGCATTCAATGAAAGTATGCATTTTGAACGATTGATGGCTGGGTTGAGGAAAG GTGATTGCCTCATCACCATGGCAACAGGACCCATGAGTGAAACTGACGCTGACCGTGCAGGATTGGTGTCCACACACGCATATGCTTTGTTGGATATTCGCAAAATCCAG GGACATCGTCTTCTTCAGCTTAAAAATCCTTGGAGCCATCTTAGATGGAAG GGGAAATTTTCTGAGTTGGATTCGACAAACTGGACACCGGAACTTCAACGAGCACTTAACTACGACAGAAAAAGCGCTCTGCAATTCGACAACG gtgttttttggattaACTGGGAAAGTGCAATGCAATTTTTCGATGTTGTTTACATGAACTGGAATCCTAAACTGTTTAAATATCGCTACGCTCTTCACTC GACTTGGAAGGCATTGGAAGGACCAAAAAAAGATGTCTACAATATTG GTGACAATCCACAGTACAAGTTAGAATTGATGTCATGTGACCGTGACACTGTGGTTTGGATTCTACTCACTCGACACATCACACAAAAG GATGACTTTGCAGAGAACAAAGAATTTATAACTGTTCATATTTATAAATCGGATGGCGGCCGAGTCTATTACCCAA ctGACCCGTTCTTAGAGGGCACCAAAATCAACAGTCCGTTTTACTTGGCCAAACTGAATGCTCCCAAAGGAACCAAGCGATTTACACTTGTTTTTTCACAGTATGAAAAGACAAATACCATTCACTACACAGTCAAG GTTTTTTCATCAACTGAATTTCGCTTGTCCCCAGTTCCTGTCCCTTACACTGTTGAGAAACAG GTGACTGGCGAATGGAAGGGCAAGCTCGCAGGCGGCTGTCCAAATTATCCATCGCATTCCAATAATCCAATTTATCGTTTACAGCTCAAACCCTCATCACCGACAGAAACAGCCGAAGTGTTACTTAAACTACGTGGCCCAAA acaatTCTCAGTCGGTACTAATGTTCGATCTGTTGACCGTGCTTCCGATGGAAGGCCTGTGTTCAAGGCTGATTCTGACACTTACAG ACCTGGCTTTTACGTACAACAGCTGAGCAAGATGCCCGCAGGAGTGTATGAGGTGATACCATCGACATTTTACCCGGGAAAAGAGGGACCATTCATACTCACGGTAGCAGCGAGCTGTAAGATTGCACTTTCGAGGATGTAG
- the LOC141881408 gene encoding fibroblast growth factor 1-like isoform X1 yields the protein MKRQIQFEFRLFQIMSALVLTNLIAISESHPLLQSAALARIAHREGRNVMPITIAPSVKSARLCSGQSSGHTSTSDVSLCYKNGWFLAISDDGTVNGTSNVQSPDIKLQLRSVGSSLVRIYSPHHCLYVAMASNGKVFTTEHPSDETVFKQTHEPSGFQTFASQRYFTLIGKHVRFNFLSMRKTGHMKNGKKSQRHHRTTLLSVMPARETF from the exons ATGAAACGACAAATACAGTTCGAATTCAGGTTATTCCAg ATCATGTCTGCTTTGgttttaacaaatttaattgCCATATCTGAAAGCCATCCACTTCTGCAGTCGGCCGCACTAGCAAGAATTGCTCATCGAGAAGGCAGAAATGTTATGCCCATCACGATCGCGCCATCAGTTAAATCGGCTCGTCTCTGCAGCGGGCAAAGCTCTGGTCATACGTCAACTTCGGACGTGTCTTTGTGTTATAAAAATGGCTGGTTTTTAGCAATTTCTGATGATGGAACAGTCAATGGAACATCGAACGTACAAAGTCCCGACA TCAAGCTTCAGTTGCGATCGGTTGGGAGCAGTCTGGTACGAATTTACAGTCCCCACCACTGTTTGTACGTAGCAATGGCATCCAATGGAAAAGTTTTCACTACG GAACACCCAAGCGATGAAACAGTATTTAAACAAACTCATGAGCCCAGTGGGTTTCAGACATTTGCATCCCAAAGATATTTCACGCTAATCGGAAAACACGTGCGTTTCAACTTTTTATCCATGCGAAAAACAGGTCAtatgaaaaatggaaaaaaaagtcaaagacATCACAGAACGACGTTGTTATCTGTGATGCCAGCAagagaaacattttaa
- the LOC141881408 gene encoding fibroblast growth factor 1-like isoform X2 has protein sequence MSALVLTNLIAISESHPLLQSAALARIAHREGRNVMPITIAPSVKSARLCSGQSSGHTSTSDVSLCYKNGWFLAISDDGTVNGTSNVQSPDIKLQLRSVGSSLVRIYSPHHCLYVAMASNGKVFTTEHPSDETVFKQTHEPSGFQTFASQRYFTLIGKHVRFNFLSMRKTGHMKNGKKSQRHHRTTLLSVMPARETF, from the exons ATGTCTGCTTTGgttttaacaaatttaattgCCATATCTGAAAGCCATCCACTTCTGCAGTCGGCCGCACTAGCAAGAATTGCTCATCGAGAAGGCAGAAATGTTATGCCCATCACGATCGCGCCATCAGTTAAATCGGCTCGTCTCTGCAGCGGGCAAAGCTCTGGTCATACGTCAACTTCGGACGTGTCTTTGTGTTATAAAAATGGCTGGTTTTTAGCAATTTCTGATGATGGAACAGTCAATGGAACATCGAACGTACAAAGTCCCGACA TCAAGCTTCAGTTGCGATCGGTTGGGAGCAGTCTGGTACGAATTTACAGTCCCCACCACTGTTTGTACGTAGCAATGGCATCCAATGGAAAAGTTTTCACTACG GAACACCCAAGCGATGAAACAGTATTTAAACAAACTCATGAGCCCAGTGGGTTTCAGACATTTGCATCCCAAAGATATTTCACGCTAATCGGAAAACACGTGCGTTTCAACTTTTTATCCATGCGAAAAACAGGTCAtatgaaaaatggaaaaaaaagtcaaagacATCACAGAACGACGTTGTTATCTGTGATGCCAGCAagagaaacattttaa